In Deltaproteobacteria bacterium, the following are encoded in one genomic region:
- a CDS encoding SDR family oxidoreductase — MSDIRDKVVLVTGGSGGLGRALGRAFVDAGYRVVLTARSQAKLQLAAQAIDSAQERLLALTCDVTNKDQVVALGEQIHARWGGVQILINNAGIARAVSFLDMTDAQWEEILRTNITGTYNCCKVFLPDMIKQKWGRVINIGSTTCKVAYTHVSAYTTSKHGLLGLTRSLALESARHGVTVNAICPGYLDNELTRDNARRMAQKTGRSEAQILATFAASAPQNRLIEPGEVANLALLMASEKMAGMTGQAINVDGGAVMA; from the coding sequence ATGAGCGATATCCGCGACAAAGTCGTGCTAGTCACCGGCGGCAGCGGCGGATTGGGCCGCGCGCTGGGACGCGCATTCGTCGACGCAGGATATCGCGTGGTGCTAACCGCGCGCAGTCAAGCAAAGCTGCAGCTGGCAGCGCAAGCCATCGACAGCGCCCAAGAGCGTCTGCTCGCGTTAACTTGTGACGTGACCAATAAAGACCAGGTCGTTGCGTTGGGCGAGCAGATCCACGCCCGGTGGGGCGGCGTGCAGATACTCATCAATAATGCCGGTATCGCCCGCGCTGTCAGTTTTCTCGATATGACCGACGCGCAGTGGGAAGAAATCCTGCGCACCAACATCACCGGCACCTACAATTGCTGCAAAGTGTTTCTGCCTGACATGATCAAACAAAAGTGGGGTCGGGTCATCAACATCGGTTCGACAACGTGCAAAGTCGCCTACACGCATGTTTCGGCCTACACGACTTCCAAGCACGGGCTGTTAGGATTGACGCGGTCGTTGGCGCTCGAGAGCGCGCGGCACGGGGTCACGGTGAATGCGATCTGCCCGGGCTATTTAGACAACGAGCTCACCCGCGACAACGCGCGCCGCATGGCACAGAAAACCGGCAGGAGCGAAGCGCAAATCCTTGCGACGTTCGCTGCGAGCGCGCCGCAAAATCGCTTAATCGAGCCCGGAGAAGTGGCGAACCTAGCATTGCTGATGGCATCGGAGAAAATGGCGGGCATGACTGGACAGGCGATCAACGTCGACGGCGGCGCGGTGATGGCGTGA
- a CDS encoding alpha-ketoacid dehydrogenase subunit beta, which produces MRMQEALRDALHTEMARDDRVFVMGEDVGLFGGAYGVTKGFIQDFGEKRVLDTPISESAIVGLAVGAAINGMRPVVEIQFSDLLPLAMDQLASHAARYNYMTGGRVNVPMVVRNKFATRSGGGPSHSSCNHGAFIHFPGLKIAMPTTPADAKGLLLSAIRDPNPVLFFESHHLYGVKGPVPEGDYTVPIGKAVVRREGKDLTIVTCGGMVLKADGAADALKAKGIDVEIVDLRSLAPLDKETILKSVAKTKRALVLDEGPVTGGISAELAALIQENLFSDLKGPVVRVAAAPIPPPHSPPLVDAMIPDVDQVVDAVMRLAEGGKIA; this is translated from the coding sequence ATGCGCATGCAGGAGGCGCTGCGCGACGCGCTGCACACCGAGATGGCGCGCGACGACCGGGTTTTCGTCATGGGCGAGGACGTCGGGCTATTCGGCGGCGCCTACGGCGTCACCAAAGGTTTTATTCAAGATTTCGGTGAGAAGCGCGTGCTCGATACGCCGATTTCGGAGTCCGCCATCGTCGGCTTGGCTGTCGGTGCGGCGATCAACGGCATGCGTCCGGTGGTGGAGATTCAATTCTCTGACTTGCTGCCGCTGGCGATGGACCAGCTCGCGTCACACGCAGCGCGCTATAACTATATGACCGGTGGGCGCGTCAACGTGCCGATGGTGGTGCGCAACAAGTTTGCCACGCGCTCCGGCGGCGGGCCGAGCCATTCGAGCTGCAATCACGGCGCGTTTATTCACTTTCCTGGCTTGAAGATCGCCATGCCGACGACACCGGCGGACGCGAAGGGTTTGTTGCTGTCGGCGATCCGCGATCCCAATCCGGTTTTGTTCTTTGAGAGTCATCATCTCTATGGTGTCAAAGGACCGGTGCCCGAGGGCGATTACACCGTGCCGATCGGCAAGGCTGTTGTTCGGCGTGAGGGCAAGGATTTAACAATTGTTACTTGCGGCGGCATGGTTTTGAAAGCGGATGGCGCTGCAGATGCATTAAAGGCGAAGGGGATAGATGTCGAAATCGTCGATCTGCGCTCTTTGGCGCCGCTTGATAAAGAAACCATTCTCAAATCCGTCGCGAAGACCAAGCGGGCTCTCGTGCTGGATGAAGGACCGGTCACCGGCGGTATTTCCGCCGAGCTTGCGGCGTTGATTCAAGAGAATCTTTTTTCTGATTTGAAGGGACCCGTCGTACGTGTCGCGGCAGCGCCGATCCCGCCGCCGCACAGTCCGCCGTTAGTTGACGCGATGATCCCCGATGTAGATCAAGTCGTCGACGCGGTTATGCGCCTGGCGGAAGGTGGCAAGATCGCCTGA
- a CDS encoding tetratricopeptide repeat protein, translating into MIHQGRSRRAWQVAWAWLLLAGFPLGGCAKQLSSVLPSFSPPSEDEEIRISREFRREAKKHLQFVGDPEVERYLDRMGRQILASMGPQSFDYRFFIVRDPQLNAFAVPGGSVFFYTGLIERAKSSAEIAGVLGHEIVHIKSRHMARMSGFDAVSLLSMVGAILLARTGAGAHAAGMVGQAVSAQRHIAYGRQLEMEADTLGVRYMAAAGYDPKGSLAFLKTMEQERALNPVNIPTYLMSHPVTQERVANVELVIRTLPKSDVKPVPHDPLRKIQAIIRIDQREDAAVLADYEKQMRQNPENGEARHLLGFVQMLKNQLPEAQQNLEAARRLKADDPELQRDLGRLYTQTGDLATARKALEKAGELDPKEPLTYLYRGELSEKEGDLRAAAGAYLNAHNLAPLWDKPHYRLSIVYGKLDRLGDAHYHLGRSFLLQDEDEKAIADFERAVKYFGENSPRGQLIRDEIKTLRARPR; encoded by the coding sequence ATGATTCATCAAGGGCGCTCCCGCCGGGCCTGGCAGGTCGCATGGGCTTGGCTCCTGCTCGCTGGCTTTCCGCTGGGTGGCTGCGCCAAGCAGCTTTCATCGGTTTTGCCTTCCTTCAGTCCGCCCAGCGAAGATGAAGAAATTCGCATCAGCCGGGAGTTTCGCCGCGAAGCCAAAAAGCACCTGCAGTTTGTCGGCGATCCCGAAGTCGAACGCTATCTTGACCGCATGGGCCGGCAGATTCTTGCCAGCATGGGGCCGCAGTCGTTTGACTATCGATTTTTCATTGTCCGCGATCCGCAGTTGAACGCCTTTGCCGTTCCCGGTGGCTCGGTGTTTTTCTACACGGGGCTAATCGAGCGCGCCAAAAGCAGCGCCGAAATTGCCGGCGTGCTTGGCCACGAGATTGTGCACATTAAGTCGCGCCACATGGCACGGATGTCGGGCTTCGACGCAGTCTCACTGTTAAGCATGGTCGGCGCCATCTTGCTCGCCCGCACAGGCGCCGGCGCGCACGCGGCCGGCATGGTTGGTCAGGCGGTGTCGGCACAGCGTCACATCGCCTACGGCCGGCAGTTGGAGATGGAAGCCGATACCCTTGGCGTGCGCTACATGGCTGCTGCGGGCTACGACCCTAAAGGCTCATTGGCTTTTCTCAAAACCATGGAGCAGGAGCGCGCGCTCAACCCGGTCAACATCCCAACCTATTTAATGTCCCACCCGGTTACCCAGGAACGGGTCGCCAATGTTGAATTGGTGATCCGCACATTGCCGAAAAGCGACGTGAAGCCAGTGCCGCACGATCCCTTGAGAAAAATCCAAGCCATCATCCGCATCGATCAGCGGGAAGATGCAGCAGTATTAGCTGATTACGAAAAGCAGATGCGGCAAAATCCCGAAAATGGCGAGGCTCGCCATCTCTTGGGCTTTGTGCAAATGCTAAAAAATCAGTTGCCGGAAGCTCAGCAAAACCTCGAAGCCGCTCGTCGCCTTAAAGCCGACGACCCCGAACTGCAACGGGATTTGGGTCGGCTCTACACCCAAACCGGCGACCTGGCCACCGCCCGCAAGGCGCTGGAAAAAGCTGGCGAGCTCGACCCTAAGGAACCCCTCACCTATCTCTATCGCGGTGAATTATCTGAAAAGGAGGGAGATTTGCGCGCCGCGGCAGGCGCCTATTTGAATGCCCACAATCTGGCGCCGCTTTGGGACAAGCCGCACTATCGATTGAGTATCGTCTATGGAAAGCTAGACCGCCTCGGCGACGCCCACTACCATCTTGGTCGTTCTTTTTTGCTCCAGGACGAAGATGAAAAGGCGATCGCCGATTTCGAAAGGGCGGTGAAATATTTCGGAGAAAACAGCCCGCGCGGCCAGTTGATCAGAGATGAAATCAAAACACTGCGGGCGCGGCCAAGGTGA
- a CDS encoding acyl-CoA dehydrogenase, with protein sequence MESRSSGSPLPFFDRDHVELRARVRAWVDAHLVKSVAVEADVEKSACALVKQLGAAGFLRYAAAKQYGGAQGAVEARDLSILREELARGSALADTMFALQALGSYPITLAGSDEQKQRYLPKVVSGEAIAAFAITEPEAGSDAAALSTTAVLDGERYRLNGTKRFISNAGIADHYVVFASTAPEQRAKGVSAFIVDATAPGLLLKEKTAILSPHPIGIIVFENCQVAKDALLGIEGEGLSLALRALDTLRISVAAAAVGLAQRALDEAVSYARERRQFGQAIGNFQGIQFKLADMATELEAARLLVYQAAWANDVGAGDFKQKSSMAKLYATEAAQRIIDQALQIHGGVGLVSGHIMERLYRDIRALRIYEGTSEIQKIVIARQLLKATGNRQ encoded by the coding sequence ATGGAGTCTCGGAGTAGTGGGTCGCCGCTGCCGTTCTTCGATCGTGACCATGTCGAGTTGCGCGCGCGTGTGCGCGCCTGGGTCGATGCACATCTAGTCAAATCTGTCGCAGTAGAAGCCGACGTTGAGAAAAGCGCCTGCGCTCTGGTGAAGCAGCTCGGCGCCGCGGGGTTTTTGCGCTATGCCGCCGCGAAACAATATGGCGGGGCGCAAGGTGCCGTCGAGGCGCGCGATCTGAGCATACTGCGCGAGGAGTTGGCGCGCGGCTCAGCTCTGGCCGACACCATGTTCGCGCTGCAGGCGCTCGGCAGTTATCCGATCACGCTGGCCGGCAGCGACGAGCAAAAACAACGCTACCTACCCAAGGTAGTTAGCGGCGAAGCCATCGCGGCCTTTGCGATCACTGAGCCGGAGGCGGGTTCCGATGCGGCGGCGTTGAGCACCACCGCGGTCCTCGATGGCGAGCGCTATCGTCTCAACGGCACCAAACGTTTCATCTCCAACGCCGGAATTGCGGATCATTACGTTGTCTTTGCTTCCACCGCACCGGAACAACGGGCCAAGGGCGTCAGTGCTTTCATCGTGGATGCGACGGCACCGGGTTTGCTGCTGAAAGAGAAAACGGCAATTCTCTCGCCGCACCCCATCGGTATTATTGTTTTTGAGAATTGCCAGGTGGCGAAAGACGCACTTTTAGGAATCGAAGGCGAAGGCTTGAGCCTGGCTTTGCGCGCCTTGGACACTCTGCGTATATCGGTTGCCGCCGCGGCTGTGGGTTTGGCGCAGCGTGCTCTCGATGAAGCGGTTAGCTATGCGCGAGAGCGCCGGCAGTTTGGCCAGGCCATCGGCAACTTTCAAGGCATCCAGTTCAAGTTGGCCGACATGGCAACCGAGCTCGAAGCGGCTCGCTTGTTGGTTTACCAAGCCGCCTGGGCCAACGATGTGGGCGCCGGCGATTTTAAACAGAAATCATCGATGGCCAAGCTGTACGCCACCGAAGCGGCGCAGCGGATTATCGATCAAGCGCTGCAGATCCACGGCGGTGTTGGATTGGTGAGCGGCCATATCATGGAGCGCTTGTACCGCGACATCCGTGCACTGCGCATTTACGAGGGGACGTCGGAGATTCAGAAGATCGTGATTGCGCGGCAACTGCTGAAGGCAACAGGCAATAGGCAATAG
- a CDS encoding hydantoinase B/oxoprolinase family protein: MTREPFNRNVDPITFEILSHRLHQIAKETGIALERVGGTVNTTQMHDYAAALYRANGEILSAGETTGWHVACAGIAVKRIIERFSDEGEIEPDDVFILNDPYLAAIHQSDIYMLCPIHFKNRLVGWSGTFVHVMDIGALSPGGDSPGASEIFHEGLRIPGLKLVERGKIRRDVFDTLTNMTRQPVMVGLDLKCQMAANNVAKARMQEMYAQYGPEMIDAVSADMIRYSETVLRKRITEIPDGSWSESNEIQGDDNWKIAVMLTKKDDRLIFDFTGTDAQAKRGVNLPIHATFGACFRVVLFALAYDVPKNHGVLQPIEVTAPEGTIVNPKYPAPVSLNTTSSGSMVRYVASAVLMQALAGSDRWRKEVTAISAGHRNLRHAGVNQYGRYAVSALGHGALDGTGARSYADGVNSWGGHMSVANAEWFEMNFPVLYLFRRHARDGAGAGKFRGGAGGETAHIVHDAPEGKVKGITYGVSSSRNSGQGIFGGRAAAPSVIVHLNNTKIDEMIAKRQPVNNISDVGGEADQLKYKEFEFKKGDVVYMRMAAGGGYGNPLERDPQLVLEDVLDGLVSEKAAREVYGVVLEQDSRGVDLVKTRGLREQLQINR; this comes from the coding sequence ATGACCAGGGAACCGTTCAATCGCAACGTCGATCCGATCACTTTTGAAATTCTCTCGCATCGCTTGCACCAGATCGCCAAGGAAACCGGCATCGCCCTCGAACGGGTCGGCGGCACGGTCAATACGACGCAGATGCACGATTACGCCGCAGCGCTCTATCGCGCCAACGGCGAGATTCTTTCCGCGGGTGAGACTACAGGCTGGCATGTCGCCTGCGCGGGCATCGCGGTCAAGCGCATCATTGAGCGTTTCAGCGACGAAGGCGAGATCGAACCCGACGACGTTTTTATTCTCAACGATCCTTACCTTGCGGCGATCCATCAGTCGGACATTTACATGCTCTGCCCGATTCATTTCAAGAATCGCTTGGTCGGTTGGAGCGGGACTTTCGTTCATGTCATGGACATCGGTGCGCTGTCGCCGGGCGGCGATTCGCCGGGGGCGAGCGAGATTTTTCATGAAGGCCTGCGCATTCCCGGATTGAAACTAGTCGAGCGCGGCAAGATTCGCCGTGATGTCTTCGACACGTTGACCAACATGACGCGCCAGCCGGTGATGGTTGGCCTCGATCTAAAATGCCAGATGGCGGCCAACAACGTTGCCAAGGCGCGCATGCAAGAGATGTACGCGCAGTATGGACCCGAGATGATCGACGCCGTGTCCGCCGATATGATTCGGTATTCAGAGACGGTGCTGCGCAAACGGATCACGGAGATTCCCGACGGTAGCTGGAGCGAGAGCAACGAAATTCAAGGCGACGATAATTGGAAAATTGCGGTGATGCTGACCAAGAAAGACGATCGGTTGATTTTCGATTTTACCGGCACCGACGCACAGGCCAAGCGGGGCGTCAATTTGCCGATCCATGCGACCTTTGGCGCCTGCTTCCGCGTAGTGTTGTTTGCGTTGGCTTACGACGTTCCCAAAAACCACGGCGTGCTGCAGCCCATCGAAGTCACCGCGCCGGAAGGAACGATCGTGAATCCCAAGTATCCGGCGCCGGTGTCGCTCAACACGACTTCTTCGGGCTCGATGGTGCGTTACGTCGCCAGCGCGGTGCTCATGCAAGCGCTCGCCGGCAGCGACAGGTGGCGCAAGGAAGTCACCGCGATCAGCGCCGGCCACCGCAACCTGCGCCACGCCGGCGTCAATCAATACGGCCGCTACGCGGTTTCGGCCTTGGGCCACGGCGCGCTGGACGGCACCGGAGCGCGTTCCTATGCCGACGGCGTCAACTCCTGGGGCGGCCACATGAGCGTTGCCAACGCCGAGTGGTTCGAGATGAATTTCCCCGTGCTCTATCTTTTCCGCCGCCACGCGCGCGACGGCGCGGGGGCCGGCAAGTTCCGCGGCGGTGCCGGCGGCGAGACCGCGCACATCGTGCACGACGCACCGGAAGGTAAAGTCAAAGGCATCACCTACGGTGTGTCGAGCTCGCGCAACTCGGGCCAAGGCATCTTCGGCGGCCGGGCGGCGGCGCCGAGCGTGATTGTGCATTTGAACAACACCAAGATCGACGAGATGATCGCCAAGCGCCAGCCGGTTAATAATATTAGCGATGTCGGCGGTGAAGCCGATCAACTCAAGTACAAAGAGTTCGAATTCAAAAAAGGCGACGTCGTCTACATGCGCATGGCCGCCGGCGGCGGCTACGGCAATCCGTTGGAGCGCGATCCGCAGCTAGTCTTGGAAGATGTGCTGGACGGGCTGGTTTCCGAAAAAGCGGCGCGCGAGGTGTATGGAGTTGTGTTGGAGCAAGATAGCAGAGGGGTGGATTTAGTGAAAACTCGCGGCTTGCGGGAGCAGCTTCAGATAAACCGCTAA
- a CDS encoding Rieske 2Fe-2S domain-containing protein, translating to MLTREENEWLTRTGAGTPAGELLRRYWHVVAAASEITEAKPKKKVRILGEDLVLYRDRTGKYGLVAEHCAHRGASLYYGFVEADGIRCAYHGWKYDACGKCLEQPFENPDGGFKDKISQPAYPVEKLAGLLFAYLGPPEKKPLLPRWDMLARRDGVRKIEVYETLRCNWLQAMENSVDPVHTYYLHAHSMKMRGSSQGAYYYRPVSKLDFSLVVHPTWAGIQKQRVFADNASHVEAPHPLIFPTMLMVPATTGHNMHFRTPIDDENTEIFHVRFNPTSDGSTVHDLEDPPAQFVSTKNQAGEFHMDNFPSQDQMAWETQGLVANRPDEHLGESDRGIILLRKMLRDQIRAVQNGEDPVGITRDPKHDQMIRLIPEGYTAFSATQSG from the coding sequence ATGCTGACACGAGAAGAAAATGAATGGCTGACACGCACCGGTGCGGGGACACCGGCCGGCGAACTATTGCGGCGCTACTGGCACGTGGTCGCGGCGGCATCCGAGATCACTGAAGCAAAGCCAAAAAAGAAAGTCCGGATCCTAGGCGAAGATCTCGTGCTGTATCGCGATCGCACCGGCAAGTACGGCCTGGTCGCCGAGCATTGCGCCCACCGCGGCGCGTCGCTTTACTATGGATTTGTCGAGGCGGACGGCATCCGCTGCGCCTATCACGGCTGGAAATACGACGCCTGCGGCAAGTGTTTGGAACAGCCCTTCGAAAATCCGGACGGTGGCTTCAAAGATAAGATCTCGCAACCGGCGTACCCCGTCGAGAAACTGGCAGGGCTCTTGTTTGCGTATCTGGGACCGCCGGAGAAGAAACCTCTCTTGCCCAGATGGGACATGCTCGCGCGCCGCGATGGAGTGAGAAAGATCGAGGTTTATGAGACCTTGCGCTGCAACTGGCTTCAGGCGATGGAGAACTCGGTCGACCCGGTGCATACCTACTATCTTCATGCTCATTCGATGAAGATGCGCGGCAGCAGCCAGGGCGCGTATTATTATCGACCGGTGAGCAAGCTTGATTTTTCGCTGGTAGTGCATCCCACCTGGGCGGGCATTCAGAAACAGCGCGTCTTCGCCGACAACGCCAGCCACGTTGAAGCACCGCACCCGCTGATTTTTCCGACGATGCTCATGGTCCCCGCCACCACCGGGCACAACATGCATTTTCGCACGCCGATCGACGACGAAAACACGGAGATCTTTCACGTGCGTTTCAATCCGACGTCAGACGGCAGCACTGTCCATGATCTTGAAGACCCGCCGGCACAGTTCGTCAGCACCAAAAACCAAGCCGGCGAATTTCACATGGACAATTTCCCGAGCCAGGACCAGATGGCCTGGGAGACACAAGGGCTGGTTGCCAATCGTCCCGACGAGCACCTGGGCGAGTCCGACCGTGGCATCATCTTATTGCGTAAAATGCTGCGCGATCAGATCCGCGCGGTGCAAAACGGCGAAGATCCGGTTGGCATCACTCGCGACCCGAAGCACGATCAGATGATTCGTCTGATCCCCGAGGGCTACACAGCGTTTTCGGCGACGCAAAGCGGCTGA
- a CDS encoding hydantoinase/oxoprolinase family protein: MATNNSQYIVGVDIGGTFTDCVVVSDQGKVTIGKALSTPDDFAEGAVNAVRDAARNLGLPNEDAVLGATRLFFHACTVGDNTLITRAGAKTGLITTKGFADTLLMMRGRITEGLTEAEADHLAALSKPEPFVPRRLTEEVFERIDYKGAVIIPLTDDDITGAIKRLADKGVESLAVCLLWSILNDSHEQQIAAVLRRTFPNLFFSLSNEVAPFVGEYERMVTTVFNAYIGPKITAYLNNLSQTLTRKGLKREPLIMQAYGGVLGMQATQKNAVGAIESGPASGVVGSQFLGRLAGEENILATDMGGTTFKVSVIRGGQIERDYKPVFMRYNILSPKIWVESIGAGGGSIAWIDQEMGLLKVGPEGAGAKPGPVCYGLGGTEPTVSDANLVLGYLNENYFLGGRMKLDKNGALGAIRERIAKPLGLSVVDAASGIFRIATAHMSDLIRKATVERGYDPRHFVFFGYGGAAPIHASRYAAQLGVKKVIVPITASVHGAAGLISSDVVYEYGKSDHLVVPVDVARINQNFAGMVEQAMNDLHAAGFSDRDIKITRSVDIRYRYQVHELNVPFETGTTPISAAQMETLYDRFDELYEQAYGKGSAYREAGKEIITCRVSGVGSLPKPALERETKSEQNAEAAVKSKRDVYFEEYGKFVATSVYDFDRLFAGAAIAGPAIIETPVTTIVVNPNDRAAADELRNIVVYVGGLQ, translated from the coding sequence ATGGCAACTAATAATTCCCAATACATCGTCGGCGTCGACATCGGCGGAACGTTTACCGACTGCGTGGTCGTGAGTGATCAAGGCAAGGTCACCATCGGCAAAGCGCTGTCCACGCCGGACGATTTCGCCGAGGGCGCCGTCAACGCGGTGCGGGATGCGGCGCGCAATCTCGGCTTGCCTAACGAAGACGCGGTGCTCGGTGCGACGCGGCTGTTTTTCCATGCCTGCACTGTGGGCGATAACACGCTGATCACTCGGGCCGGAGCAAAAACCGGCTTGATTACGACTAAAGGTTTCGCCGACACGCTGCTGATGATGCGCGGGCGCATCACCGAAGGTTTGACCGAAGCGGAGGCGGATCATCTCGCGGCGCTGAGCAAGCCCGAGCCGTTTGTACCGCGGCGGCTGACTGAAGAGGTTTTCGAGCGCATTGATTACAAAGGCGCGGTGATCATTCCGTTGACCGATGACGACATCACCGGCGCCATTAAGCGATTGGCCGACAAAGGAGTGGAGTCGCTCGCGGTTTGTTTGCTCTGGTCAATTCTCAACGACAGCCACGAGCAGCAGATCGCGGCTGTGCTGCGCAGGACGTTTCCTAATCTGTTTTTTTCTTTGTCGAATGAAGTGGCGCCATTTGTCGGTGAATACGAACGCATGGTGACGACGGTTTTCAACGCCTACATCGGGCCGAAGATCACCGCGTATTTGAATAACCTTAGTCAGACACTGACTCGCAAAGGTCTCAAGCGCGAGCCATTGATCATGCAAGCGTACGGCGGTGTACTCGGTATGCAGGCAACCCAGAAAAATGCCGTCGGCGCCATCGAGTCGGGTCCCGCTTCCGGCGTCGTCGGCAGCCAGTTTCTCGGCCGGCTCGCTGGTGAAGAAAATATTCTCGCCACGGATATGGGCGGCACGACCTTTAAGGTCAGCGTGATTCGCGGCGGGCAGATCGAGCGCGACTACAAACCCGTCTTCATGCGCTACAACATTCTCTCGCCAAAAATCTGGGTGGAGTCGATCGGCGCCGGCGGCGGTAGCATCGCCTGGATCGATCAAGAAATGGGGCTGTTGAAAGTTGGCCCCGAGGGCGCCGGCGCGAAGCCCGGGCCGGTTTGCTACGGGCTGGGCGGCACCGAGCCGACCGTCTCTGATGCCAATCTGGTGCTTGGCTATCTCAACGAAAATTATTTTCTTGGCGGCCGGATGAAGTTGGACAAAAACGGTGCGCTCGGTGCGATTCGCGAGAGAATTGCCAAGCCACTAGGTTTATCCGTGGTCGATGCGGCGAGTGGCATCTTTCGCATCGCGACTGCACACATGAGCGATTTGATTCGCAAAGCGACGGTCGAGCGCGGCTATGATCCACGGCACTTTGTTTTTTTCGGCTACGGCGGCGCGGCGCCGATCCACGCGAGCCGTTATGCGGCGCAGCTCGGTGTGAAAAAAGTGATTGTGCCGATCACCGCGTCGGTGCACGGTGCCGCCGGGTTGATCAGCTCCGACGTGGTTTACGAGTACGGCAAGTCGGATCATCTGGTGGTGCCGGTCGACGTGGCGCGGATTAACCAGAACTTTGCTGGCATGGTAGAGCAGGCGATGAACGACTTGCATGCGGCTGGCTTCAGCGATCGGGATATCAAGATCACGCGCAGCGTGGATATCCGTTACCGCTATCAGGTGCACGAGCTAAACGTGCCGTTCGAGACCGGTACGACGCCAATTTCGGCGGCACAGATGGAGACATTATACGACCGCTTCGATGAGCTCTACGAGCAAGCTTACGGCAAGGGCTCTGCGTATCGCGAGGCTGGCAAAGAAATTATCACTTGCCGCGTGAGCGGGGTGGGATCGTTGCCAAAGCCTGCGCTTGAGCGCGAAACGAAGTCGGAGCAAAACGCCGAAGCTGCGGTCAAAAGCAAACGCGATGTTTATTTCGAAGAGTATGGAAAATTCGTTGCGACGTCGGTCTATGATTTCGATCGATTGTTTGCCGGCGCCGCAATTGCCGGCCCGGCGATTATCGAAACGCCGGTGACTACGATCGTGGTTAATCCTAACGATAGAGCCGCGGCGGACGAGCTGCGTAACATCGTCGTCTATGTTGGAGGTCTGCAATGA
- a CDS encoding XRE family transcriptional regulator yields MKSKNVETIRGSGNVYRDLGFKTADVDQFKALLAAEIIKTLDREELSVRGAHARTGIAAADFSRIRNADLARFTVDRLIAILNRLGARVDVSIKIRRASFTRRAA; encoded by the coding sequence ATGAAGTCTAAAAACGTCGAAACAATCCGAGGTAGCGGTAATGTTTACCGCGATTTGGGGTTTAAGACTGCAGACGTCGATCAGTTTAAAGCTTTACTAGCGGCGGAGATTATCAAAACTCTTGATCGGGAAGAACTGAGTGTTCGAGGCGCTCATGCTCGAACTGGAATAGCAGCGGCGGATTTTTCCCGGATTCGCAACGCCGATCTTGCGCGGTTCACGGTGGATAGGCTGATAGCGATTCTAAACCGGCTTGGAGCACGCGTTGACGTTTCTATAAAAATCCGGCGAGCAAGCTTTACGCGGCGTGCAGCGTAA
- a CDS encoding thiamine pyrophosphate-dependent dehydrogenase E1 component subunit alpha has translation MLDVNKRKTMLRQMILVRAFEEKLEELYQRKAMFGSTHSYRGQEAIAVGVCSALQKTDLIASYHRGTGHLIAKGADLYTLLCECMGREEGYSKGRGGKMHMGDMGFGFIGNTGTVGGTVPTATGAALSARVRGSKEVVASFFGDGAANQGVVHEAMNMAGLWKLPVIYVCENNQYAMTVSMEKSTAVKEYSVRGAAYGFEGKTIDGNDVEAVYDATEQAAARGRTGGGPTFLECMTYRWDGHFGGEPGTAYRTKEEIESWKQKCPIKRLKEKLIQEGNLSEAEFQKMSDQVYAELDAVAKRAEAAPLPAKKVELDAIYATSEVGRG, from the coding sequence ATGCTCGACGTTAACAAGCGAAAGACGATGCTGCGCCAGATGATTCTGGTGCGGGCGTTTGAAGAAAAATTGGAAGAGCTATATCAGCGCAAGGCGATGTTTGGCAGCACCCATTCGTATCGCGGCCAGGAGGCGATTGCGGTTGGGGTTTGCTCGGCGCTGCAGAAAACCGATTTGATTGCCAGCTACCACCGCGGCACGGGCCATCTGATCGCCAAGGGCGCCGATCTTTATACGCTCCTGTGCGAATGCATGGGGCGCGAGGAAGGTTACTCCAAAGGGCGCGGCGGCAAGATGCACATGGGCGATATGGGCTTTGGTTTCATCGGTAACACCGGCACGGTCGGCGGTACAGTGCCGACGGCGACCGGTGCGGCGTTGTCGGCGAGAGTCCGCGGGTCGAAGGAAGTAGTCGCTAGTTTCTTCGGCGACGGTGCCGCCAATCAAGGTGTTGTCCACGAGGCGATGAACATGGCGGGGTTATGGAAGCTGCCGGTGATTTACGTCTGCGAGAACAATCAGTACGCGATGACTGTCAGCATGGAGAAAAGCACCGCGGTGAAAGAATATTCCGTGCGCGGCGCCGCCTATGGTTTCGAAGGTAAAACCATCGACGGCAACGACGTCGAGGCGGTTTACGATGCCACCGAACAAGCGGCGGCGCGGGGACGCACGGGCGGCGGCCCGACGTTCTTGGAATGCATGACTTACCGGTGGGATGGTCACTTCGGCGGAGAACCTGGGACTGCATATCGTACGAAAGAAGAAATCGAGTCGTGGAAGCAAAAGTGTCCGATCAAACGGTTGAAAGAAAAACTAATTCAAGAAGGCAATTTGAGTGAAGCCGAATTTCAAAAAATGAGCGACCAAGTCTATGCCGAGCTCGACGCGGTCGCCAAGCGCGCTGAGGCGGCGCCGCTGCCGGCGAAAAAAGTCGAGCTCGATGCGATCTATGCCACTTCGGAGGTGGGCCGTGGCTGA